One Trichoderma asperellum chromosome 5, complete sequence genomic region harbors:
- the LSM5 gene encoding RNA-binding protein lsm5 yields MASQLLPLELIDKCVGSRIWVVMKGDKEFSGTLMGFDDYVNMVLEDVTEFDYSGNHTKLPKILLNGNNICMLIPGGEGPVGAAA; encoded by the exons ATGGCGTCACAGCTGCTACCCCTCG AGCTTATTGACAAGTGCGTCGGATCAAGAATATGGGTTGTCATGAAGGGAGACAAAG AATTCAGTGGCACGCTCATGGGTTTTGACGACTACGTCA ACATGGTGCTGGAGGATGTGACGGAATT TGACTACTCGGGAAACCACACGAAGCTTCCTAAAATTCTGCTCAACGGCAATAATATTTGCATG CTAATCCCTGGCGGAGAAGGACCAGTTGGTGCCGCAGCTTGA